Within the Candidatus Schekmanbacteria bacterium genome, the region GTAGTGATGTATCTGGTTATCCTTAAGTGAAAGTATCGGCTGGAACCACGGGCTTATTCTGTCTTCCTCAAGAGCGTTTTTAATCCGATCCTTCCATTCAAGCCTTGAGTGCATCTGTTCTAAAACACGATCTTCCGATAAATACAAATGACAGCAGTTCCCCTTTTTTTCCTTTGCCCGATACAGAGCAGCATCAGTTTTGGTTAACAGCTCTGATGTAGAACTGCCATGCTCCGGATAAATACCTATGCCTATGCTGACCGTGGAAGAAATCGGTATCCCAGCAAAATGCGTTTTCTCTATTTTTAGCCTAATCTCTTCGGCTAACCTGATTCCTTCCTCTTTGTCTCTTTCAGGTAGGAAAACTCCAAATTCATCGCTTCCCAGATAGCCGACTATGCAGGCGCTACTCGTATAATATTTTATTAAATCGAAGTTTATGACCGTGTCTTGGATAAGCACGGCAAGACGATGTAGAAGCTCATCTCCAACGGAGTGCCCGTAAATGTCGTTGATTGACCGGAACTCGTCAACGTTGATTAAAAGAAGCACGCTGGTTTGATTTGAAGTATCTGCCTGGGATGTTAAATTCTTAAACAATTCCATAAAGCAGGTGCGGTTGACAAGCTTTGTGATCATGTCACAGGAAAGAGCAGTGAAGTTTTCGAAATTATATTGCTGAGAGCTAGGGGTATTTATATTTCTTTCCATTACAATCCACTCAGTCTTTTATTTGTTGTCTTTAAAAAAAGATATGTTTTGAGTTTCTAATACATGAAAAGCAAATATTGACCTACTATAACGTAAAATATTTAAGAAATCATTATTTATTTTAAACTATTTTTGAATTACGAAATAAAATATGGACACCGGAATGGACACCAAAGCCAAAGTGCCCACTCGAGAAAAGTCGTCGGAGTATTCCGCTCCAAGAGGAAAAAATCTGGTGTCCAAATAGTGTCCATAACATAGCGAAAATGACCTATTTTGACCTCACAGAACCTAAGTCAGAAACAACTAAATTGTTTCTATATTTCAAAGCGTTATCAATGATTTCAAAAACTTAGAAAAACTACCAAAATCAGATCCGGAGTCTGCCGCTCTATCCAGCTGAGCTACGGGCGCAAAAAAAGTAATGTATTCAGGAACAATTTTTCGCTAATATCTTCACCTTAAAAGCAAAACCTGATATCTCTGAATTTTGTAAACGAAAATTAACTGAAGATGACCCGCTTGCAGTCAATGTACCATAATAGTAATAAGGAACATTTGCATAAGGCGCACCATCTATTGTTACATCCATATATCCATCAGGTGAAAGCACTGAAACCGATGGGGAAGAGAAATCGTAAAGTACTATCCTTGATTCATAAAAATTGGCAGAGCTAAGATTTGTAACATCTACAGCACCTGAAAGCACCTTGTTAATTGAATCCCAGAAAGGAACACCGCTCAATGAAACTTCTGTATCAGAAACCGGATAATATTCTGAACAGGAAGTTGTCCAGCCCAGTGCTGCATAAGCATCTATCCTCTTAAATGTTAATCCCGTAGCAGAATCTGTTACAGGCACCCCGGTTGATTTGAATTTCGATTGAATCTGCGTCGGAGTCATAGCAGTTCCATCAAGCTTTTTGGCATTCTGTTGGATTAAAGCTGCCGCACCGACAACATGAGGAGCTGCCATCGATGTTCCGCCATAGTACGCGCCGCCATCAGAAACTTTGATCTGACTTCCCGGAGCCAGCAGGTCAAGCAAGCTGTTCCTGTTGGTAAAACATGTTATTTTGTCCGCATCAGTTGTAGAATCCGTACACCCGGGAGATCCGCTCCACGAGAGGCTTCCCCAGTCTTTGGAATAAACGGCACCGACAGATGTAGAACCGGATGCACAGGCAGGCAAGCTTATCCCATTGGTATAGCCGTCATTGCCTGATGCAACCGAGACAAAGATACCGTTCGCTACAGCGAGATTCACCATCTGTGAAATATAAAACTGGTCACAGTATAACGAACTATTGTATTTCCCACCGTCTCCAAAACTCATATTTATCAAGCTTATCCCATATTTGCTTTTATTGGCTATACACCACTCTATCGCTGCTGCAACATCTGAAGCTGATCCGCTACCGCTCTTATCCATTACTTTCAGCGCAACAAGTTTTGCTCCAGGGGCAACTCCAGCGTACACAGAATCCTCCGAGGCAATTATCTTTGCAACAGCGGTACCATGATTATTATCATCAAAAGGGTCATAATCATCGCTTATAAAGTCATAACCTCCAATAACTTTCTGACAGTTATTTAAAGGTTCTGTGTTTGTAATTCCATCTGCAACTTTTGTAATATTAAATCCAAAACCATTTACTGATGCATCGCTTATCATCCTTATTGTAACAGTATTTCCTGGAATTGAGTGGCTCCAGAAGTTATTGTTATAATTCCCGGTCAATGTCTGTATGATATTATTGTCTCCATCCAAAAGATAGATAAAATCAGAACCGTTTTGAAGCTCTATTTTCTGGAAATATACTGCTATATTTGCATATCCCGGTTTAGTGATAGTCCATGAGTTATCATAATTTACAGGATAATCATGGGGTGAATCAAGGGTATAAGTCTCCTGGGCTGTTATAGTTATAAGATCCGAAGGAACACAGCCTCCAAGCGCAGAATTCTTATAATTTACGCCGGTATCTATAACTGCCACTGTTTCACCTGTTCCATTTATATAATCAGAATTTATTCTCACAGCCTTTACATCATTGCCGTTTATCAGAGGAACACTTACATCAAGGTCAGGCGTTATCCTTTTGTTCTCAGATATAATAAGGACATCTTTATTCTTACGTAGAATTCTGTACCCCCTTTTGGTGAGTATACCGCTAAAGGCCGGGATTTTTGTAAACTTTCTTTTGGTTTCAATTAGGCTTTCATCAGTTCTTTTTTTCCTATCCAGAGTTGAAAGGATACGTTCAACCATTTCCTCTTCGCTTTCGTCTGAAAAAGTACTGACACTCTCTTCAAGGTTTTTGAGTTTTCCTGAAAGCTTCTTTATTTTCCTGCTGAGTTTGGCTTTGTTGTCTTTAAGATCTTTAACCAAAGATTCATCTGAATATTTAGCTTTAAGTTCTTCTTCGATATCTTCCAGAGACCTCTTTTTTTTCGCAATATTGTTATTAATGCGGGAACAGAGCTTTTCTGCCCTTTGAGTGAGACGGGAATAGGCAATGCTCTCAGGGTTTTTTAAAACTACGATAACATCGGAGCGGTCATTTTTTTTATATTTATTGATTACTCCTGATTCCACAAAAACTCCGCAGGCATTAAGTTTTACTTTTGCATTAACTATACGCGGGTGGAAAAAACAAGATGTCATAAACAATATAATTGGAATAGCTATCTTTGCAGCATTTCTAATCTTCATAATGCGACAATCAGTTACAATTTTAATACAATAATCAGTCAATGCGGCAACAATGCGGGAGTATTAATAAAACAACAGGATAGAAAAGCAAGTGTTATTTGAAGTGGCACTAAAAGCAGTTTGCCCGTCCACTGCGGACGGGCAAACTGAATTAGCTTATATATATAACTAGGAAGTGAAATTTACCTAAAATTTCGCTTCTATACCTACTGAATACTTCGCGACGTTAGAAGGTATTCCACCGTCTTCATAATAAAGTTTGCTGAATACGTTATCTATTGCAAAATTAATTTTAACCTTGTCACCCCATATTGGCTGGGCTACTTTGAAATCCCAAATCCAGTGTTCCGCTTGGGGGAATTGACCGCCCGGATAAGAAGCTGTGGTAAAAATTGTGCGGCTCTTGAATCTGCCGGTAATATCCATATTCATCCCAAATGGGAAAGTATAAGATGTTCCGACTTTCAGAATATGAGTAGGAGTATATTCTATCATGTTGCCTCCTTTGAATATCGGCCCTACCCCTTTACCGTCTACCAAATAAATATCCTGCGGAGTCCCCTGGCTGAAATCAAAGGGATTTGGGTTTCCTACTATATGTCTCTGGAATGTATACGAAACATTAAGATCCCAGTTTTCTATTGGGTTAAACTCAAGTGATGTGTCAAAACCCTGCGCAACTGCTTTCGGACCATTGATGAATATATGTGCTCTGTTCTGACCAAAATTCTTTCCTGAAGCTAACTGTGCGGCTTTTGAAATTCCAAGTACCTTTTCACTGTAGGTTGAAGCATCATATCCAAGAATAGCAAGAGGTATAGGAATCTCAAGTTCAGAATAGTCATCATAGAAGTAGGCAATGTCGCCTTTTACATATTTTGTCATAAACATGAAACCCATTTCATATGTCCAGTTTATCTCAGGTCCAAGGTTCGGGTTGGCAAAAAGTTTTCCGTCTGACTGGGCAAACCCGTTTGTCCTTGCAAATTCAGGGAATCTTCTCGCTCGTCCGACAGAGAACCTCACGCTTGTTCCGGGAGCGATGGAATAATTTACTCCAAAACGGGGAGAAAGCTCATCAGAAAATGTTGTCTGAAATCTGTTAGCCTGATCCCACCTTGCACCTAATGAAAAAGTGAAATCCTTTATAGACTGCATATCCTGAAAAAAGAATGAATCCACTTTCCTTGTTGCGCTCAGGGTTGTGTAACTCATATCAGGAGACATGGTTTTTGACCACTGGTATTCCTGCCCGAAGGAAACTGTGTTCCCGTCAGCAATATCAAACTTATATGAAATATCATTTGCAAAGTTAAAACTTCTGTTCAGTATAAAGTCCGGCGCTGCTCCAAATGGGCTTTGAGTACCGTTCGCGAAAGCGTCTTTTATTCCGGTTCTCGCCTCTTCTTCTTTGCTGTAATCAATAAAATCATTAACAAAGATAAAATTTGCTATATCAGTGCTTTTCATCAAACCTACTCTGAAGTTGTAAGTCAGCTCCGGTGTAATATCCCATTTGTCGGCAATATTAATAGTATCTCTCCTGTTTGAAACTTGCAAAAGGTACTGAAGAAAAGTGTCATCTGCCACCTTAAGAGGAATGAAACCAGGAGACGCCAATGCTGTATAAAAATTAAGGTATGAATAGGATGGACTGATTCTGAGTTTATTATTCTTAAATAAATTTATGCCCAGGTTAAGAGAGGCATTATATCTTTCACCCTTGTCGTGGTCACCTACATCGAAAAGCTTATTAGGGTTTTGACCTACAAGAAATGGAATTTCCCTCCTCCCTCCAGGGACAAGTTTTATGCCGCTGGGAAGTCTTCCCTGTCCCGGATGCTCTTTAGCAAAAAGGATGTAAGCATTTCCAAGCGGGTTGGTGTCGGCAGTTGTAAAACCGCTTGTGTGTGAATATTGCAAGCTTAAAGAATAGTCAAAAACTTTATTTCCCCAGCTATGTGTAAACGCATAGTTTTCTATAAGCTCCCTTTCAGCGCCATGCCTCATCTGATAGGTACCATAATTCACCGATGCTTTTGTAAAAGCGACCTTCTGTCCTTTTTTCGTTATGATGTTGACAACACCTGCTGCTGCCTGTCCTCCGTACTGAGCTGAAGATGCTCCTTTAAGAACTTCAATCCTCTCAATATTTTCAGATGGGATCTGATAGATGTTTGCATATCCTGACCCCGGGTCATTTGAAGGAACTCCGTCTATAAGAAGCAATATACCGGCAGATGCGACTTTCGGAGGAGCAACGGTTCTGCCTCTTATTTTTATTGTCTTTGAGAATTCTGAACTTCCTGATTCTACCTGAACGCCGGGGGTGTTTTTGAGGAGGTCAGAAGCATTAGTGGCAACAGAGATTTTATCAACATCTTTTTGCGAGACTACGGAAACAGTTGCCGTTGTCTTTGAAAGGGGAACTGTCAGCCTCTCACCTGTTACAATAGTTTCCTCTCCTCGTATTACCATTTGCTCTTCCATGGAGAGGTTAACTGTATTTGTTTCTCCTTCTATAATCATGACATTAGAAGCTTCAGCAGGTTTATAGCCAAGAAGTTCTGCCCTTAGCTTATATGTTCCCGGAGCAAGATCTATGCTATATTCTCCTTTTTCATCAGTATAGACAAGGATATTTGTCCCCTCGACCGAAACCGATATTCCTGGCAAAATCCCTTTGCTTGACTTGTCTATAACTTTTCCTTTGACTGTTCCTGTCTCTGCTGAACACACGACACTGCCAAGAGAAATTGCGAATACTGTAAAAAAGATAATGACGGTCATTGACAATTTCTTTTGTTTTAGTAGAACATTACTCATTGCCCCCTCCTCCGTATTTGGTGGGATTTTATTTTCAAAAGTTTTTATTTTTTTTGCCTTTTCCTTGACAACAAAGCAAATTTAATTGTTGACTATACCATCGCTTTTTTTTCGTGTCAAGAAAAGTGAGCTCATACTCGGAAATTTATTTTTTAGTTTTTTACAACGTGTTAACAACCAAAAAAGGAGGAGCTATTTTATGACGTTAATGCCGGATGCTTTTTTGAATTATGCCTATTTTTGGAGGAAGAAATGGGCTGAAGAAATGATAAATCTTCAGGGGCCTCCAAACCCCCATAAGATGCTCGTTGACACAACAAGAATACTCCCCGCTCTATGCACAGCAACCAAGGGACCTGACGGTTCGCTGCTGACAAATGCCAAAATCATAGGAGCCGGGTTCGTACCAAAGAAAGACTATATGATAGAGGTCACAAAAATATTCAAGGACCATATAAAGAAAGAAGGGATGGCTGCTGATTCGACATCAGCTTTCGGGCGGCACGAACATGCCACCAAGGAAGACAGAGAAAAGCTTCGCGATTACCAGAAAAAATCATTAATAATGCTCTCAAAGTTGATGTACCTTGAAAAAGAAGTAGCGGGACAAAAGATGGATTTTTCCAAGGTCTGCACAATAGAGCTTGGTCATCAGTATCCTGACAAACCAGGACATACATGGGATTATGTGCAAAAAAGCGACAAGGCAACGCTTCTTTATTTCACTCCTCCTGTTTTAAGTTTTGAATTAAGATGCAGCGTTGAAGTCCACACAGAAGGACCTTACTTTGATTTCTCTCATGGAATTCACGATGCATACTTTGGAGAGGATCCAAGTGAGACACATCTTCCTGTTTACATATTCAACGTGGAAGAAGTCTTTGACAACAGCGCAACACCTCAGGGATACGGCAAACAGATAGCGTAAGAAATAATGAATGAACCTCCATGGATTTTACTCCGTGGAGGTTCATCATATTCGCTCGCAGACATTTATAACATCCCAGACAATTGCACGTTCGGAGAACGTGCCCTACAAAAAATGTTGTTTGGTTTCCACATCTTTTACAATTCTCACAATAAAAGCTTACAAAAATTAACCAAAATAATTTGACTTAACGCTGTGAAATCTGGTTTTAATTTAACGATTTATTTTTTTGCATTCATCAAGGTAGGAAAATCAAGGTGAAAAAATATGACAAAAGATAATAAGTTCCTCGGGATTACTGTAGCGCCGGATCTGAGCAGGAAAAACTTCATCGGAGTTTTCTTAAACTCTGCCTTGCTGCTGCTAGCCTACATGATACCTACCATCGCATTGCCCCGTTTCCTCAAGGAAACAATCGGCATAGGCGACGCTAACTTCGGCACTATAAATTCGGCGATACAGATAATAGGCTCGGTGACTGTAGTTATATTTGTAGGTTTTGTCGGCTCACTCTCAGACAGGTATGGCAGGAAGATATTGCTTTTCTACGGAATGCTTGCCAGTACTGCTGCGTTTCTAATCTATTCGCTTCCATTATCCGCCTCTGCATTCACAGGATTGCCGGCAATCTACTTCGTTTTTCTATTCCACTTTATCTTAGCCATCTCTATGACATTTGCATTCCCGCAGCCAATGATAATCACAGCAGACTACACAGATTTTAAAAGCCGCGGAAAAGCAATGGCAATAAGCGCATCGATGATGGGGATAGGCGTTACCTTTTCATTTTTTATTTTTTCCGCAGTGCAGAAAATTTACGGCGTATATTCATTATTCTTGGCAGGTGCAGGGATTTGTTTATTATCACTCTTTGTGACAAAGTTCATGGTCATTGACAGAAAGCTTCCTCATCACGAAGGAAGGGGAAGCGAACGTCAGTCAACTCTTCAAAGCCTCAAGGAGGTATTCGCAGAGCTTAAAATCAATAAAGGGCTGAGGTTTTGCATTGTATCAACATTCCCCGCATCATCAGACAGGATAATACTCGGTATATTCATAATGATATGGGCTGTTGAAAGCGCTCCTGATTTCGGCTACACAAGAGCGCAGGCAACTGCCATGGGAGGAATAGTAGTCGGGCTTTCAAGCATCTGTGCGCTTGCCTTTACACCTGTCATGGGAATCCTTGTTGACCGGATCGGGAGAAGGCCGATTCTCGTCAGCGGACTTGCTTTAAAGGGACTAGGATTCCTATTGTTAGGCTTAACTTCAAATCCTTTTTCTGTTGCCGTTAAACTCTGCGGCATTGTCACGGGTCTTGGCGTAGCAGCGGTCTCAGTAAGCTCTTCAACACTGACTGCCGACCTTGCGCCAAAGAAGATACTCGGCTCAGTGATGACAACCGCCAGCATAGCAGGATCGCTTGGAACACTTTTCTTTGTCCAGTGCGGAGGTATCATTTTTGACCGGATCTCCCATTCATCTCCCTTCATCCTTGTAGGTATAGCCGATTTACTTGCTCTCATTTATGGATTAATTGTCTGGACACACGTGCCAAAGATCAACCGCCACGCAGAATATAAGGAAAGAACATAAATATCCAACCTAACCATCCTGCTCTAAAAATATTTGACAGTCATATATTCAATGATTAATTATAAGCTGTCTTAAAGGAGAAAAAACACACTTGCCCTATAAAATCGACAGACGCGAATTCATAAAAAAATCCGGCAGAGCTGCGCTTGGTGTCACAGTTGCAGGTGGAGCGGGATATCTTCTCCTTGGAAGAGAAAAATCAGAAGAGAGTGCCCTCGCAATCCAGAACAGGGACTACTCCATTGCCGGCTTAAAAGAATCTCCGGTTTTAGGCATCGCTGAAGGTGAAGATATCGCGAAGCTTGTTGATAGGGTTGTTGAAAACATAGGCGGCATAAATAAGTTCATCAGCCGGGGAGACAAGGTCACGATCAAACCAAACATCGGGTGGGACCGCGTCCCGGAGCAGGCGGCAAACACCAATCCCTTTGTCATAAAACGTCTTGTCGAGCTGTGTCTCAATGCCGGCGCGGCACAGGTGATTGTTGTTGACGTGTCCTGTAATGACGCAGTGCGCTGTTATGAGAGAAGCGGGATAGCCGCAGCCGCAAAAGGCGCAGGTGCAATCGTAAATCTCCCCAAGGAAAGAAATTTCAGGAAGCTTAAAATAAACGGCACCGTATTAAAAGAATGGCCAGTTTACAGAGATTTCATTGAAGCGGACAAGGTAATCAATGTACCCATAGCCAAGCACCACAATCTCTCCGGACTTACCATGGGTCTTAAGAACTGGTACGGTATTTTAGGAGGAAGGCGCGAGGCATTGCATCAGAACATAAGCGAAAGCATTGCAGACCTTGCAGCGTTCATGACCCCAACCTTTACGGTTCTCGATGCCTACAGGATACTCACGGCGAACGGCCCTCAGGGTGGGAACCTTGATGATGTGATTGAGAAGAAGACCATTGCCGCATCAACCGACCAGATAGCAGTCGATGCGTTCGGCGCAAGCCTTTTTGGAATAGAACCGCTTAGCCTGGGATTTTTAGCTGAAGCACATAAAAGAAAGCTTGGCGAAACCGATATTTCGAAAATCAAAACAGTGAGGAGTGCTGTCTGAAAAAAACAAAAAAAACCGGGTCTATAAGATGGATAAGAACGTTGAGGATAGTGTCACAGACATTTTTCCTCCTATTGTTCATCTTCTTTATATTCCAGAGCGAATACAGGGGAACTTTTGAAAATGACGTAACTGATATTCATCTTAATTACCCTGTGCAGATATTCCTCGAGGCAGATCCCTTAGTCGGTATAACTACATCGATTGCGGCTCACACACTCTTTGAAGGTCTTAAATGGAGCATCCCTGTTCTTATTCTCTCCATGCTTTTCGGAAGATTCATCTGCGGATGGGTATGTCCTCTCGGCACACTGAACCACCTTACCGGCACAGCAGTGACCGAAAAGAAAAGAAGCGCATGGATAAAGGAAAACCGTTACAAAGAAAGTTTCAGGATAAAATATATCGTCCTCATAGTAATGCTCGGAGCTGCAACGTGTACAAGCCTTCTCACTGGTTTTATGGATCCCATAGCTCTGCTTACAAGGTCGCTTGTCACCTCTGTAATTCCTGCTTTGACATTAAGTATAAGATGGACTCTCGATTCCCTCTCGCTTACAAATATGAAATTCATCCAGCGAGCAGGGGACATTCTTTATAATCTTGCAGACAAGAGCGTGCTGAGTTTCACACAGCCTCATTTCCACCGCGGCTATATCATCGGAATAATATTTATAACCATTCTTCTACTTAACCGCCGCATGCTTCGCTTCTGGTGCCGCATACTCTGCCCGCTTGGCGCGCTTTTAGGTGCGGCATCATGGTTCTCGATCTTCGGAATGGAAAAGAGGAATGAAAAATGTACGGATTGCAATCTCTGTCTTGTAAGCTGTCAGGGTGCATGTGAGCCGATAGGGAGAGTCAAATGGCGGGCGCCCGAATGCCACATGTGCTTTAACTGCAGGGTAGTATGCCCTGAGGATGTAATACGTTTCAAAGTGATGCCAAAGGGCGTGGATATAATTGAAACCCCGGACATAAGGCGCAGAAAGGTAATTACATCAATTGCCGCAGGGCTTGTCATTTACCCTTTTGCACGGACAAGCGACGAAGTAGAGGTGAACTTCAATGAAAAGCTGATCCGCCCCCCCGGCTCGCTTGCCGAAAAAGATTTCCTTGCAAAGTGCATAAAATGCGGACAGTGCATGAAGGTATGCCCCAACAATGCCCTTCATCCCGCATCATGGGAGGCGGGTCCTGAAGGAATATGGACGCCGGTTCTTATTCCGCGAATCGGCTACTGTGAATTCAACTGCACACTCTGCTCTCAGGTATGCCCCACGGGAGCCATAAAGAAACTGACAGAAGCTGAAAAAACCGGCAAAAATGGTGTACCTGTAAGAATCGGAACAGCATTTTATGACAGGGGGCGGTGCCTTCCCTGGGCTATGGCAACTCCCTGCATAGTCTGTGAGGAATGGTGCCCTACTCCCAAAAAAGCAATACGTCTTGAAAAAACTGAGGTACGCGCCCCTGACGGCAGGATCATAACAGTGCAGCA harbors:
- a CDS encoding 4Fe-4S dicluster domain-containing protein; amino-acid sequence: MSQTFFLLLFIFFIFQSEYRGTFENDVTDIHLNYPVQIFLEADPLVGITTSIAAHTLFEGLKWSIPVLILSMLFGRFICGWVCPLGTLNHLTGTAVTEKKRSAWIKENRYKESFRIKYIVLIVMLGAATCTSLLTGFMDPIALLTRSLVTSVIPALTLSIRWTLDSLSLTNMKFIQRAGDILYNLADKSVLSFTQPHFHRGYIIGIIFITILLLNRRMLRFWCRILCPLGALLGAASWFSIFGMEKRNEKCTDCNLCLVSCQGACEPIGRVKWRAPECHMCFNCRVVCPEDVIRFKVMPKGVDIIETPDIRRRKVITSIAAGLVIYPFARTSDEVEVNFNEKLIRPPGSLAEKDFLAKCIKCGQCMKVCPNNALHPASWEAGPEGIWTPVLIPRIGYCEFNCTLCSQVCPTGAIKKLTEAEKTGKNGVPVRIGTAFYDRGRCLPWAMATPCIVCEEWCPTPKKAIRLEKTEVRAPDGRIITVQQPYVIPELCIGCGACETKCPVQDKAAVYVTSIGETRAPDNQILLNPAGPNKRRKS
- a CDS encoding diguanylate cyclase; protein product: MERNINTPSSQQYNFENFTALSCDMITKLVNRTCFMELFKNLTSQADTSNQTSVLLLINVDEFRSINDIYGHSVGDELLHRLAVLIQDTVINFDLIKYYTSSACIVGYLGSDEFGVFLPERDKEEGIRLAEEIRLKIEKTHFAGIPISSTVSIGIGIYPEHGSSTSELLTKTDAALYRAKEKKGNCCHLYLSEDRVLEQMHSRLEWKDRIKNALEEDRISPWFQPILSLKDNQIHHY
- a CDS encoding DUF362 domain-containing protein; the encoded protein is MKKSGRAALGVTVAGGAGYLLLGREKSEESALAIQNRDYSIAGLKESPVLGIAEGEDIAKLVDRVVENIGGINKFISRGDKVTIKPNIGWDRVPEQAANTNPFVIKRLVELCLNAGAAQVIVVDVSCNDAVRCYERSGIAAAAKGAGAIVNLPKERNFRKLKINGTVLKEWPVYRDFIEADKVINVPIAKHHNLSGLTMGLKNWYGILGGRREALHQNISESIADLAAFMTPTFTVLDAYRILTANGPQGGNLDDVIEKKTIAASTDQIAVDAFGASLFGIEPLSLGFLAEAHKRKLGETDISKIKTVRSAV
- a CDS encoding MFS transporter, translating into MTKDNKFLGITVAPDLSRKNFIGVFLNSALLLLAYMIPTIALPRFLKETIGIGDANFGTINSAIQIIGSVTVVIFVGFVGSLSDRYGRKILLFYGMLASTAAFLIYSLPLSASAFTGLPAIYFVFLFHFILAISMTFAFPQPMIITADYTDFKSRGKAMAISASMMGIGVTFSFFIFSAVQKIYGVYSLFLAGAGICLLSLFVTKFMVIDRKLPHHEGRGSERQSTLQSLKEVFAELKINKGLRFCIVSTFPASSDRIILGIFIMIWAVESAPDFGYTRAQATAMGGIVVGLSSICALAFTPVMGILVDRIGRRPILVSGLALKGLGFLLLGLTSNPFSVAVKLCGIVTGLGVAAVSVSSSTLTADLAPKKILGSVMTTASIAGSLGTLFFVQCGGIIFDRISHSSPFILVGIADLLALIYGLIVWTHVPKINRHAEYKERT
- a CDS encoding TonB-dependent receptor, with amino-acid sequence MSNVLLKQKKLSMTVIIFFTVFAISLGSVVCSAETGTVKGKVIDKSSKGILPGISVSVEGTNILVYTDEKGEYSIDLAPGTYKLRAELLGYKPAEASNVMIIEGETNTVNLSMEEQMVIRGEETIVTGERLTVPLSKTTATVSVVSQKDVDKISVATNASDLLKNTPGVQVESGSSEFSKTIKIRGRTVAPPKVASAGILLLIDGVPSNDPGSGYANIYQIPSENIERIEVLKGASSAQYGGQAAAGVVNIITKKGQKVAFTKASVNYGTYQMRHGAERELIENYAFTHSWGNKVFDYSLSLQYSHTSGFTTADTNPLGNAYILFAKEHPGQGRLPSGIKLVPGGRREIPFLVGQNPNKLFDVGDHDKGERYNASLNLGINLFKNNKLRISPSYSYLNFYTALASPGFIPLKVADDTFLQYLLQVSNRRDTINIADKWDITPELTYNFRVGLMKSTDIANFIFVNDFIDYSKEEEARTGIKDAFANGTQSPFGAAPDFILNRSFNFANDISYKFDIADGNTVSFGQEYQWSKTMSPDMSYTTLSATRKVDSFFFQDMQSIKDFTFSLGARWDQANRFQTTFSDELSPRFGVNYSIAPGTSVRFSVGRARRFPEFARTNGFAQSDGKLFANPNLGPEINWTYEMGFMFMTKYVKGDIAYFYDDYSELEIPIPLAILGYDASTYSEKVLGISKAAQLASGKNFGQNRAHIFINGPKAVAQGFDTSLEFNPIENWDLNVSYTFQRHIVGNPNPFDFSQGTPQDIYLVDGKGVGPIFKGGNMIEYTPTHILKVGTSYTFPFGMNMDITGRFKSRTIFTTASYPGGQFPQAEHWIWDFKVAQPIWGDKVKINFAIDNVFSKLYYEDGGIPSNVAKYSVGIEAKF
- a CDS encoding S8 family serine peptidase: MKIRNAAKIAIPIILFMTSCFFHPRIVNAKVKLNACGVFVESGVINKYKKNDRSDVIVVLKNPESIAYSRLTQRAEKLCSRINNNIAKKKRSLEDIEEELKAKYSDESLVKDLKDNKAKLSRKIKKLSGKLKNLEESVSTFSDESEEEMVERILSTLDRKKRTDESLIETKRKFTKIPAFSGILTKRGYRILRKNKDVLIISENKRITPDLDVSVPLINGNDVKAVRINSDYINGTGETVAVIDTGVNYKNSALGGCVPSDLITITAQETYTLDSPHDYPVNYDNSWTITKPGYANIAVYFQKIELQNGSDFIYLLDGDNNIIQTLTGNYNNNFWSHSIPGNTVTIRMISDASVNGFGFNITKVADGITNTEPLNNCQKVIGGYDFISDDYDPFDDNNHGTAVAKIIASEDSVYAGVAPGAKLVALKVMDKSGSGSASDVAAAIEWCIANKSKYGISLINMSFGDGGKYNSSLYCDQFYISQMVNLAVANGIFVSVASGNDGYTNGISLPACASGSTSVGAVYSKDWGSLSWSGSPGCTDSTTDADKITCFTNRNSLLDLLAPGSQIKVSDGGAYYGGTSMAAPHVVGAAALIQQNAKKLDGTAMTPTQIQSKFKSTGVPVTDSATGLTFKRIDAYAALGWTTSCSEYYPVSDTEVSLSGVPFWDSINKVLSGAVDVTNLSSANFYESRIVLYDFSSPSVSVLSPDGYMDVTIDGAPYANVPYYYYGTLTASGSSSVNFRLQNSEISGFAFKVKILAKNCS